CCATCCTCTTGAtatatatcctaaagaaataagagccaAAACACAAGCCAATGTATAAACCCACACATTCATGGCAGCTGTATTcaaaatagaaaaagatggaaacaccCAAAATGCCCATCGGGAGAAGAATGGCTGAGGAAGCATCCCTACATGCATACAACGGAATAAGACAACATTAAAGAACAACAATGAATCTGTGACACTCCTTGTGACATGGATGAGCTGAGTCACATCTGTCAGTCACAAAAGCACAAATATTGTATGGGaccactattattttttaaatcaagaaaaggttttcaaacTAAAACAGAGTTTGACTGTTGCCAGGggtaggagggggagggagggaggtggataCCAGGCCAGAGGATCAGCAGGTGTTACTAGGGTGAAAgggaaaacaatagcaacaagagGGAGCTGAGGTGGCAGAAATGATGGCAGCCGAGGAAAGTTCAATGtgttgttgaatgggaaactcatcatctgccctgtaaaccttcacctaatgcaCAATTAAAAGTTTAAGCTAAGTACAATAGGCCATTTTAGATATGTCACCTCCTGGGCTCTGACCCACTGTTTGGTCAGTGGACCCAATCTCAAGTGTCCAGAGCAGTTCCTCTACAGACACACCCCTTCCCCGGGACATTATGCTCTCTCAGGGAGCTGTCTGCGATTCCAAAATGCTGTCCTTTCATTGTCACACGAAATGAAAAGAACCCACGGTTCTGCTTTCCCCGTAAGTTGTAAGTTCCTTGAAGGCAGAGACAATGCCTCCATTCACCTTTTTCCTCGAACACAGTGCCTGCCTTAGACTTCATGCTAAGTAATTATATGGTCAACAAATAGATTAAAGAATTGTATTTTTCTCAGCtttattattttccatgaaaatggTGTCTAGAAAACGGATTATGAAAACTGGGTTTCCTTCAATTATTAAATCCCAGCTGTTGGTGGAGTAGGGAGGGTGGGCACATCTTGGGGTCCCAGGTGGTGGCCAAGGACAATCATTAAGCAGAGTAACTTCTTTCATCATTTGGCTTCTTCTTTTCACACAGGAGCCATGAGGGAAGACAACCAGTCCTCAACCCAGGGGTTCGTTCTCCTGGGAATTACAGGTcagcaacagcaggaagatgtCTTCTTCATCCTCTTCTTCTTTATTTACCCCATCACATTGATTGGAAACCTGCTCATCATCTTGGCCATTCGCTCTGATGTCCGCCTTCACAACCCCATGTACTTTTTCCTCACCAATCTCTCCTTTATTGACATCCTCTTCTCATCTCTAACTGTCCCTAAAATGCTGGCAAACCACCTCTTGGGCAGCAAAGCCATCTCCTTTGGAGGGTGCTTAGCACAGATGTATTTCATGATTGCCTTTGCTAACACAGATAGCTATATCTTGGCTGTGATGGCATATGACCGTGCTGTGGCCATCAGCCGTCCTCTTCATTACACAACAATCATCAGCCCAAGGTCTTGTGTCCTGCTTGTTGTTGGGTCTTGGGTGATTGGAAACACCAacgccctcccccacaccctgctGGCAGCTGGTCTGTCCTTCTgtggaaacagggaagtggcCAACTTTTACTGTGACATTATCCCTTTACTCAAGTTGTCCTGTTCTGATATCCACTTGAATGTGAAAATGATGTACTTTGGAGTTTGTGTTTTTAGTGTGCCATTGCTTTGCATCATAATCTCCTACATCCGGGTCTTTGCCACTGTCCTACGGGTTCCATCCACCAAGGGTGTAGCCAAAGCCTTCTCCACGTGTGGCTCCCACCTCACAGTTGTATCTTTGTATTATGGGACAGTGATGGGTACATATTTTCGCCCTCTGAGCAGCTACAGCCTAAAGGATGCAGTGATAACTGTGATGTACATGGCAGTGACCCCCATGCTAAATCCTTTcatctacagtctgagaaaccgggACATGAAGGCTGCCTTAGGGAAACTCTTCAGCAAGAGAACATCTTTATAGCCAGTGTGAGGTCATACCATTATCACCATTAAGGATTCACCTGAGAGTCCACACCTAAGTCATTCCTCTCTAAGAACCATCCATGGACTTTCCAGTCAgaaaatttctctttttataAATCTTGTAAAATGTGGATGAGACATCTTATTTACACTGTGAACACACTGTTGCTCATTTTCTAAGAAAGGAGGTACAAAAATATTGGTTTTATGCCCCCATAATTCTATTGACTAGCAGAGCAAAGTGAAACACGGTCTGAGCTAGGCTTCTACATCTACATAGTAAATTGATTATAAACTAAGATGGGCTCCAATCCAGGATTGAAAAAAACCACTAAAGTTGAGCATTTCAAACCACTATGTGgattgttgtattttcattgttctaTTATGTTGAATCCTTCCTCCTTTGTTTCTACAGTGATGGAATCCATTTCCCCTTATCTAGGTGTAAGTTAGGCAGAGATATAACGTGAGGTTGTCACAGAAGTTAGTGACAGGAGGCTTTCTAAGAGTCTGCATTGCTTCCCCCTCTTCTTTTATAGGATCCTTTGGGAACTTATTACTTCACTAGGCAAGATTACAGTaaccataaggatctacatgtgagttTGTGGCTTTAACTGTAAATAAAATCACTGAACTTCTATGAAGTCAATTATTGCTTGTCTCAGTCATCTTGTTGAAAAGCCAAACATGCCATCCAGACtaaatattttgaatattatATTTTGCAGTAATTTAAGACCGAAAATAATCTGTGAATATAAGACCCAAaattcttttgtaccctaaagccCAACTTCCCCCAAGGTAATATTTTATATAACCATAGTAAATTACCAAAATCAGGGAACTGATTCTGGTGAAGCACTACTAACTCAGGTAAAAAAGTATAAAATTTATTTGGATTTTATCCGTTATTATATGCATGCTGTGTATACTTCTGTGTGTTTCTATGACATTTCATCATGTCTATAAATTCTGGTAATGATCACCTTAGTCAAGATACAGAATTGTTCCATTACCACATAGGGATTGCCCTGTGGGacccccatttttcttttggaCACTACTGATCTGCTTTTCACCATTTTAATTGTGTTACTTCACAAATGTCACATCAATGGAATCATAGAGCATGTAACCCttggcttttttgtttttccttttcccgcTGAACATGTAATGCCCCTAACACTCATCCAGGGGACTGCAACTATTAATGGGATTTTCCCAGGCAGTATTTGTTTTGGcggtccacagggtcactataaatctGAACCAGCTGGACAGCACCTTACCTGCTACCATGTTGTGCACCAGCCACCACTGcccatttcaaaatatttcacacctttattaggaactcaCTGCTTCCCTAACTTAACAGTACTTCTTTAGGTTTTTTTCCtgctgtttcatttatttatttagaacagTTTCTTGAGATTAAGACAAACCTTTACGAAGAAAATCATTTTTCAATCAATAATTCATACCCAGATTGCTCCCTAACATTAATTTCCATACCCATAATGCATCAGCACTCTCATCTTAACTCCTGTTTCCATTTGACAGCTTTCCCAGTTCCTGCATGCTATTGAGGCAAACATTGCCCTTTGGTCTCATacagttgattgttctaaggatccCATTCTCCCTGGGTGTTAGGGTCTATTTTATAGACCCACATATTAGTTGGGTGCAAGGCAGCCATTGGGAATGTCTTCAGTTTCAACTTAGATGGTTGGCTTAGGGTAACAGACTCGACAGGTTCCCCCAGTCTCTTTCAGACcagtaaatatatttacttggtTTTTTGTCTTAATTtctattttgttctacatttttcactCATTCTAACTTGGACCTTGCATTCTGGTCCTGGTCAGAATAGCCAAtagtggtagttgggcaccatccagttcttctgatctcaggttaGAGGAGGCTGTCACTCAGGTGGGCCATTAGTCCTGTGGACTAATTGATTTGTTGAGTCTGTGGTTCTCTTCATTCTCAAGTTACAGATGAAAAGACAGCATGAAgttcttctgtttttgttttttatcactTATGCTTGCCTATTAACCAAAACAATGATGATCATAAGCCAGCCATGACACAAAATAAGGCCTGTTTATCTGCCTCGCTAAAAacccagaaaagaaaacaacctgGAGTCCGGTTGTACTGTGGAATACAGGAGGTTGtaggagtcaggatcaacttgatgactGTGCGTTTGACTTTGCTTTTCATTTTGGGGCTATCATTTAATTTACTTATATATTTCAATTGTTTACAAAATTTGGTTATTACAAAAATCCCTAGGATTAACTAAATAAGAAAAAGACTATATGGGTCATATGTCAGTCAAAGTCcaatcagaaaacaaaaattacaccaggattttgaaataaaatatatgaagGTGGACACACAGGTAATTCCTGAAATAGACTAATAGGAAAATGGGTATTAAATTAACCCAAAGATTACTTCCTGCAGAAATTATTTGTTGCCACTAGGACTTGGGGAGAGAGAAGAGGATATGGTGGTGGTTCCAGGGCCTAGCCTCTCAGAAGAGGGGCGACCACTTATGTATCTGATGCTCACCTATCTGAAGGTGCTGGTAAACAGGGGACACTGGGCCTGACCTGCGGCTGCTGTGACTCAGATTTCCACTCCTGAGAGGTCTGCATCCTCaagctttttatttgtttgtttgtttgttttttaatcatccaccctggattccctgtgcctctagccctcatatgtaccagtgtacaacctctgccctatccagccctgcaaggtagaatttggatcatggtcgttggggggaggaagcatccaagatctgggggaaagctgtgttcttcatcggtactacctcacaccctgactgacccatctcctctcctaaacccctctaaaaCAAAAGCAGCTGTCATCCATCCTGATGTACTGCAACCCTATCTGTGACAGAATAAAACAGTCTCATCAGGTGTTCTTGCCTATACTATTTACAGAAGTTGAATGTCAGGTCTTTTTTCCATGGGTTTCTGAAGGGCTAAAATGTCCAATCTTTATGTTTTCAACCAATCACATTTAGAACTACCTTACTATGAGTTCTGCAGTTTCCATTAGCCTTTTTTATTGGGTATGTGAATATCAAGAGCCACCTCAGAGAAGTGTCAGAGCACCAGCCCCCAACAGTCAAATGGATCCTTAGGAGCGACTTTGCAGTTATGGAAAATAATACAGACAGACAGTGGGGGACAGGGACACCTTGTCCCTATATCAGGACCAAGAGAGCAAATGTAGTGTCCAATGGGTATACAGAATTGTTAGGCTTACAAATCTTTCAAAAGGCATACAGGTAATACAGCGAACATATTACAAAGTCAGTGGGTAACATCATAAGTGGGTGACATAATAAACAGTCACCCAAATGACTCAGCATCTTGAGCTAGTACTAGCTGACCTCAAAGGCCCCTGAGGTCTCCCCAGGGGAGCAATCTATGCTCAATATCAGCAAGAGACGTCAGAAAAGGTTTTGCTATATTTTACAGTGTGTTGGACAATAGAGCCTTGTGGGGGaccagcccccacaattgaatgggtcctaaggggtggttgtgtaactgaagggtaaattaaagaaacatcagacaaaGCATGCAAGGGCTTACCTTGTCCATGGAGAACAGAACCGGAGAGGGGATGAATCTATGCTATATAGGCTTGTATAcatcatacacatacacataacaGGACGGGGATGTGTGAGAGACATACACATAACAGGACGGGGATGTGCTAGGAATATACATGTAACAGGAACGTACATTGTTAACCAGATGGGCGGGTTCTAGAGTTAAGACGGCAGCTTAACCTTGGacatctctgagctggcttgacctgagGTGTCCCtgaactcttctccaggggagcaaTCTCTGATCCTTCTCAGAAGGGAGTGGCCCATAGTTAAGTTGGGTGGTCTGCTCACTCTTGAAGGCAGACAGCATGCAGGCAACTAGCCTTCAAGCATATAGCACCAAGCATGTAGcaccctccctctttccccccctcagGAACTcctgataattatatatttttttcatttcttgccatgtctgatgtctccctttaccccttgtTTGTTATCCTTCCCCTGTGAGGGGATTATAGGTAGATCACTGTCATCAGTTCccgccccccatcttccccttaccctcttggtatggctaatctcaatattggttctgaggagtttatatgtcatggattcctgtttccagctcttatctgtacacatgtacatgctctggtctagccagatttttagagtagaattagggtcataatATTtgtggggtaggaagcattaaagaatcagaAGAAAGCTATATGTTTCCTCCATGTtatactgtactctgactggcccgtcttctccccacagcccttctgtaaaggaatgtccacAGATTGCCTACAGAttagctttgagtttccactccacactccccccaccaattcacattatgatttcttgctttgggtctttgctgcctgatacctgatcccatcgaaacttatgatcacacagcctggtatgcttcttccatgtgactttgttgcttctcagctagatggccacttgtttatcttcaagtctttaagaccccacatgctatatcttttgctagctgagCACCATTAActatcttcaccatatttgcttatgcacccactttgtcttcagcaatttgtgtcaggagggtgagcatcatggaacgccaacttaatagaacaacgtgttgtGTTGACGGAGTAATTGGTAGAGCCCTAATGTTCATAGCTGCATTACAGTCTTAACCAGGCCCTCAGTTTACCACAGAGAATTTCCTGGATTCCAAATCATTCACAGTCTTCCTTACACCATTGTGTAGCTATAATGCATTTTTCTATGGTAATTAGGACCAATCCATTCAGCCAGTGCTGAGATCACTTTTTTCCTGCATGAACTATAGTGTCGTGCAATAACTTGTAAGAAAGCTATCGACATAAGAGTaaattgttgggggggggggtcaatccCTAAAGATTGTTACTAGTACCCTTTATTAAGATTATGGAGCCCTGTTGCTTAGAAATGACTAAAAGTACTCTTTTGAGAGATAGAGATGCAATATTTTTAAGCAAGGGAAAGGTTACCCAGGACACTGGATGAAAGGAAATACAAGAAAGCAGAGTAAGGGGCAgggggtggattgtgatgagagcactGGGAAATAAATTATAGGTTATTGCTAAAATCTTAATTTGCAAGTTAAGTGGTAAATACATGGATGATCATGACattatgatagatgatagatagataggtagatagacaaATACTAGGCAAAAATCAAGGAGTGATACGAATTTATCTGAAATCCAAGATTACAGATAGATGGGTAAGGGAAAGTGCTGACGAAGAAAGCTGGGGTTCAGTAAGGCAGCTCTTGGAAGAATCTGAGAAGATATCATACAGGTGTACACAAAGGCTTTAAATGCAATGTAACATGGAAGTAGAATATATCTGAGGTAGTCTTTTCATATGGTAGCAGTGAATCAGGAAACCACAAGTTATTGAGGTTGAGCCACTAAAAGAAAGAGGATGCCTCCAATTAAAATAGTAAAAAAGTGGTACTTGAAAACAATACGTTTTGTTTCCAGTGTTTCCAAGGATTCCACTGGACAGTCTCACGGAAGTACTCAATTAAACAGTAGAGTGAAGGTATGGAACTGTGGAGCAAAATTGATATACCAGAGATCAGAATCAAGTTGATAAAAAATTAATTATAGAAATTAAGAAACTTATCTACAGAACAGAAAATCTTGtataatgaatgaataaaaatggatggatgaatgaatctTGTAGAAGAATGGTTGGGGACGGTGGTCACAGATTACTTGGATAAGCTAAATCAAGCTGTAGTCACAGCCATCAGATAATATTTGCTAATTTTTAAGAGTCAAGCATCATTTTCCCCATTCTTCTGCACAGCTGTGCATCCCTTGCCTCACATGGATAATTAGTATGCAAGCCATGGGATGAGAAGAGAATCCGACAGAAACATTAAGAGTAAAATATGATTATCAGTAAGAAAATAATTCTTGGAGGACTTCTGGAAAGATGGTGATGGAGTAACACATATCTGAGGGACACCACAAAAAACAGCACAGGAGTACAACTGAGAGGAAAATTCCATGTTGGGTCACGGGAAGAAGCTTTGGGAGTTTGGCTTACCATTGTGGAGGCCAGCTAAGGTTCAACCTTAGACCCACCACAGTCTCTGCCAGAGCTGGGCTTCTTTGGCCGGCCCAAGGACTTTACTTCAATACAGCAACAGCTTGCCGCTGCCCCTggacagggtttaaacccctcaggCCCATGGTCAGgtgatcagggctcagctatatcTTCACTTTTGTTTCTCATTCTTCTCTTTTCCCCCAACCCTCACAGTCTCAGTggtatttttcttcttcatcccTTTCATCTTACTTGCCACTGCCGACCTCGAGGCCACTCcctttagcctagggcaatcACACCTACCCTACACCCAGCTGTGGGAGCTCTGCCCCTCTGCAGCATAGCACCCAGCTTGGGAAATCCTACCCACTTCCCACTTCAGGGACACTCATGCTTACCCTCCAAGACTTCTGGGGAAACTTCTGCCTGCCATTTGGGGATTTCAGTTGGCTTCCAGAACCTCTACCCACCTTCCACGGATCTCTGTGTGGCTGGGGGAGTTACTTCCCATTCTGTGTGGTTccacgtgactgagggaactttctcccacctgccatagtgcctcacatggcctaaggcagctcttGCAACACTCTCCAGAGCTCCACGCTGCAGCAGGAACCTCTACCcaacctatgcagtgatctagTAGACT
This window of the Tenrec ecaudatus isolate mTenEca1 chromosome 10, mTenEca1.hap1, whole genome shotgun sequence genome carries:
- the LOC142458178 gene encoding olfactory receptor 1A1-like, with the translated sequence MREDNQSSTQGFVLLGITGQQQQEDVFFILFFFIYPITLIGNLLIILAIRSDVRLHNPMYFFLTNLSFIDILFSSLTVPKMLANHLLGSKAISFGGCLAQMYFMIAFANTDSYILAVMAYDRAVAISRPLHYTTIISPRSCVLLVVGSWVIGNTNALPHTLLAAGLSFCGNREVANFYCDIIPLLKLSCSDIHLNVKMMYFGVCVFSVPLLCIIISYIRVFATVLRVPSTKGVAKAFSTCGSHLTVVSLYYGTVMGTYFRPLSSYSLKDAVITVMYMAVTPMLNPFIYSLRNRDMKAALGKLFSKRTSL